The segment GCGCGGGCGAGGCGGGCCGGAGACGATGCTAATCAGGCAGGCTGGGAAAAGCCCAGACGGACACCCCTTCCCGCCCCCGCATCGCCGTCGTTCCCGCGCACGCGCACGCGTGACATACTGAGGGAGGGTGCCCGATGGTGGGCGTCTGCGGTCATACCGCTCCATTCACAACGGATCGTCCGGCACGTACCTGCCGGTGAAGGAGAAGAAAACAATGGCGTCCGTCACGTTCGACAACGCAACCCGCCTCTACCCGGGCGGCACCCGCCCCGCCGTCGACAAGCTCAACCTCGAGGTGGGCGACGGCGAGTTCCTGGTCCTCGTCGGCCCCTCCGGCTGCGGCAAGTCCACGTCGCTGCGCATGCTGGCCGGCCTCGAAGAGGTCAACTCCGGCCGCATCCTCATCGGTGAACGCGACGTCACCGACGTCCCGCCGAAGGACCGCGACATCGCGATGGTCTTCCAGAACTACGCGCTCTACCCCCACATGACCGTCGCCGAGAACATGGGCTTCGCCTTGAAGATCGCGGGCGTCGGCAAGGAAGAGCGCGCCCAGCGCGTTCTCGAGGCCGCGAAGCTCCTCGACCTCGAGCAGTACCTCACGCGCAAGCCGAAGGCGCTCTCGGGTGGTCAGCGTCAGCGCGTCGCGATGGGCCGCGCGATCGTCCGTCAGCCCCAGGTGTTCCTCATGGACGAGCCGCTGTCGAACCTCGACGCCAAGCTCCGCGTGCAGACCCGCACCCAGATCGCGTCGCTCCAGCGCCGCCTGGGCGTCACCACGGTCTACGTCACCCACGACCAGACTGAGGCCCTCACGATGGGCGACCGCATCGCGGTCCTCAAGGACGGCATCCTGCAGCAGGTCGGCACCCCGCGCGACCTGTACGAGCGCCCGAACAACGTCTTCGTGGCCGGCTTCATCGGCTCGCCCGCGATGAACCTGTTCCCGTCGTCGCTCGCGGAGGGTGGCGTCATGTTCGGCTCCGAGATCGTGCCGCTCGACCGCGACACCGTCGGCCGCGCCCACGGGTCGGAGGTCACCGTCGGCGTCCGCCCCG is part of the Microbacterium sp. ET2 genome and harbors:
- a CDS encoding ABC transporter ATP-binding protein: MASVTFDNATRLYPGGTRPAVDKLNLEVGDGEFLVLVGPSGCGKSTSLRMLAGLEEVNSGRILIGERDVTDVPPKDRDIAMVFQNYALYPHMTVAENMGFALKIAGVGKEERAQRVLEAAKLLDLEQYLTRKPKALSGGQRQRVAMGRAIVRQPQVFLMDEPLSNLDAKLRVQTRTQIASLQRRLGVTTVYVTHDQTEALTMGDRIAVLKDGILQQVGTPRDLYERPNNVFVAGFIGSPAMNLFPSSLAEGGVMFGSEIVPLDRDTVGRAHGSEVTVGVRPEDIVVGPADGKGLSVTVDLVEELGADGYLYGHTDIAGKRTDIVARVDGRRHPMAGDTVTLAATAGHVHAFDMETGERLNDAPVVSNS